Below is a window of Maribacter dokdonensis DSW-8 DNA.
GAAATTGATGGTGATGGAGTTACTAATGATAAGGATACTTGTCCAAATACTCCTTCAGGAGAACCAGTAGATGAAAATGGTTGTTCATTTAGTCAGACAGATAGCGATGGTGATGGAGTAACAGATAATGTAGATGATTGCCCCGATACACCTCCAGGTGAGATTGTAGACGGTAATGGTTGTTCTGTTAGCCAATTGGATACTGATAGTGATGGTGTAAACGATGATTTGGATGAATGTACAAATACTCCTTCTGGAGAATCTGTGGACGAAAAAGGATGTTCACCTTCTCAATTAGACGCTGACAATGACGGTGTAAGTGATAACGAAGATGAATGTCCAAATACTACAGAAGGAGAAGAGGTAGATGAAAAAGGATGTTCAGAAAGTCAAAATGATACTGAAGCACCTTCTGTAGTATCTCAGTACGTAACAAATCTAACGGCGACTTCATTTAAAATTATCGCGGAGTTGTCGGAATATTCAATGTTTAAGGTTGATTATGGTAAAGTTAGTGGAAATTATACAGACAGTAGTACACATGAATTGTCATTTAACTATTCAACCCATGGTAAGGAATTGACAGAGCTTACTCCAAATACTATTTATTATTATAGGTTTGAAATGGAGGATAAATATGGGAACCAATCTTATTCAATTGAATACTCAGAAACTACTTTAAGTTTAGATGAGGATAGTGATGGAATAATGGATTCTGAAGATGATTGTTTGAATACGATTATGGGAGTGCCCGTAAATAGCAATGGTTGTCAAATTACTTTCATACCAGATGATGAATTTGAACAAGGATTAATTTCATTAGGTTACGATGATATTTTGGATGATTATGTTTTGACTAATAATATTTCAAGTATTACCGAGTTTACATTTGATACCCAATTTGGCTATTACCCAGATGATTTTACAGGTTTGAAGGAGTTTTCTTCGCTTCAAAAGCTTGTTATTAATTGGAGGGATAGATTTAATGAAGCTACTTTGGATTTAAGGGGAATGGAAGAATTAACATCTATTTCAAGTATTTATGGACCTGCACATTTACTTTTAGAAAATAATAATAAATTGAAAAATATAACCATGATTTCTCAAGATGCACCAGTCAGTGTTCCATCCCCTGATTTTAGTCAGGCACCAAATTTGGAATCAGTTGGTTATGATGAAGTTTTTAGTGATTATTTTGATTTTACTAATAATTTAAAATTAAAAAGTATTTATTTAAAAGATGGTGGTTATAGATTAAGCGACTTATCTAAAAATCCTTTATTAGAAAGTATAACTGTTTTTTTTACGGCTGCTCTTTATAGCGGAATAGAAAATTTAAATAATCCTAATCTTAAAAATATTGATATTTCTAATTATTCTAATTCAGAATTTATCAATCTCTCTAAATGTCCGGCATTAGAAAATATTTATTTTGATAATAGTAATTTAATCGGAATAGATTTAAAAAATGGGAACAATGAAAAATTGGTTTCAATTAATATTGAATTCGAAGATTTTTTAAACTGTATTGAAGTAGATGACCCAGTATATTCAGAAAATAATTGGACAGGTAGTCAATATCGTTTTCCGAATGGAACCACGTTTTCTCTTGACTGTGGATATTAGATAAAATTGAAATTAAATTTAAAGTAATAAATAGAAAAAGCCACTGATAATTCAGTGGCTTTTTTTCTTAGTAGCGGGGACTGGACTCGAACCAGCGACCTTCGGGTTATGAGCCCGACGAGCTACCTACTGCTCTACCCCGCGATATGGGTTCTTATCTCACTTGTTTTGCAACTTCAGGTCATTAAGCTGACGAGATAAAGGTGTGCTACTATTCGTAGCGGGGTGCAAATATACAATACATTTTCTCTATTTTCAAAACTTATTTAAAGAATATTTTTTGGGAGCATTATCTTTTAAAAAACTTTAAATCCATAACTTCGGTTTTTTACAATTTTATGGATACAATTAACGACTTTATAGCCAATGCCCTGCCGTATACGGAGTGGCCAATGTTTCTTTTGTTGATAGGCGGTGGACTCTTTTTGGTTTTTTATTCCAAATTAATGCCCTATCGTTTTTTCGGTCACGCTATAGCAATTACAGCAGGTAAATATGATAATTCAAATTCAAAAGGTGAGGTAAGTTCTTTTCAAGCGCTTTCGGCTGCAGTTGCTGCTACAGTTGGCTTGGGGAATATATCTGGGGTAGCTATTGCCATTCATGATGGTGGACCTGGAGTGGTGTTTTGGATTTGGATGACAGCATTAATAGGTATGTGTATCAAATTTTATTCTTGTAGTTTGGCAATTATGTATCGTGGTACAGATTCAGACGGTAAATTACAGGGAGGCCCCATGTATTATATAACTAAAGGATTGGGTGAGAAGGCAAGACCTTTGGCTATTTTCTTTGCGATATGTGGTCTCTTTGGCTTTTTGGGTGTGTTTACTGCCAATCAGTTCACGGAAACATTTATGAGTGTAGTAGAACCTGGTTCCAACATCATTGAAATGAGTGATGAGAATTGGAAATGGACCATTGGTTTAATACTGGCCATTATTACTTCGTTTGTCATATTTGGTGGATTGACAAAGATTGCAAAGGTTGCCTCAGCCATAGTGCCATTTATGGTCGCGGTATATTTAATTGCCGTTATAGCGGTTATGGCGATGAACTCTAGTCAAATATTCCCAGCTCTGAAAATGATATTTACGGAAGCTTGGAACTTTAAATCTTTAGCTACTGGCGGATTTTGGGGATTGGTAATTATTGGTGTCCGTAGGGCAATGTTTTCAAATGAGGCAGGTTTAGGTAGCGCGCCAATGTATCACGGGCAATCAAAAAACGATGAGCCTATTCGCGAAGGCTTGGTGGCTATGTTGGGGCCGTTTATAGATACCATTTTGGTATGTACATTTACGGCAATCGTAATTATTCTCAGTGGAGCGTATTTGGAAGATTCTAGTGGAATTGTAATGACCTTATCAGCTTTTGAAAGAACCCTGTTCGGTTGGGGAGATATATTGTTAATGGTAATAGTTACGGCATTTGCACTATCCACTTTGTTTACCTATTCCTATTACGGAGTAAAATCTTTATCCTTTTTGACCAATGCTAAAATAGGTAAGTTGTATAACTGGTATTTTGTGATTATGATCGTTTTTGCGGCAGTGGCCTCTTTAGAGCTGGTAAAGAATTTAATTGATTTGTCCTATGCCTTAATGGTAATACCTAATATGATTGCCGTACTTTTGTTGGCTCCAAAGGTAAATGTGGAATTGAAGAAATACATAATAAAGTTGAAGGATGGCAGATCATAGAGCAGGCTTCGTAAATATAATAGGAAATCCAAATGTTGGTAAGTCGACATTGATGAATGCTTTTGTGGGTGAAAAATTATCCATAATAACATCAAAGGCGCAAACTACTAGGCATCGTATATTAGGTATTGTGAATGGAGACGATTTTCAGATGATTCTTTCTGATACTCCTGGAATTATAAAACCTGCCTACGAACTACAGAGTAGTATGATGGATTTTGTAAAATCTGCTTTTGAAGATGCCGATGTGTTACTTTATATGGTAGAGATAGGGGAGAAGGCTTTAAAAGATGAAACTTTTTTCGAGAAAATTAAAAACAGTAAAATTCCTGTTTTACTATTATTAAATAAAGTAGATACAGCTACCCAAGAATTATTGGAAGAGCAAGTTCAGTATTGGCAAGACTTATTACCTACGGTAGAGTTGCATCCAATTTCAGCATTATCTAATTTTAATATAAAGGGAGTTTTTGAACGTATTGTTGAGCTACTTCCAAAATCGCCTGCCTATTATCCTAAAGATCAGTTAACTGACAAGCCAGAACGCTTTTTTGTGAATGAGACTATCCGGGAAAAAATATTACTAAATTATAAAAAGGAAATTCCTTACGCGGTAGAAATAGAAACCGAAGAGTTTTTTGAAGATGAGTATATCATTCGTATGCGTGCTGTAATTATGGTTGAGCGCGATTCTCAAAAAGGAATTATCATTGGTCACAAAGGGGCAGCCTTAAAGCGCGTTGGCGTAGAAGCTAGAAAAGATTTAGAGAAATTTTTTGGTAAGCAGGTTCACATTGAACTCTACGTGAAAGTGAACAAGAATTGGCGAAGCGATGCACGTCAATTAAAGCGTTTTGGCTACAATAAATAGGGGTAATTAAAAATTTTAGATAAAAAAGAACTTTTTATCTAATCTGGGGTGATATATGAACCCTTTAGTGTCAGGTATTTGCATCAGAAGTCTTCTGCTTATTGACTTTATCCGACTAATTTTTATCTTAAAGTACGCTTTAATTCTTCAAGTTGAAAAGAAAAGCCTATTTTTGAATTATCGATAAACTGTCATAAAACCCCGATGAAATGCATAACGTGATAATTTTTGGTGCCTCTGGGCACGGTAGTGTTGTTTTGGATTGTTTAGAGAAAGAGGGGGAGTATAATGTAATTGGTTTTGTAGATTCTTACAGGGTAAAAGGGACAATAGTTAATGGTTATCAAGTTTTAGGTAGTGAATATGACTTACCATTTTTAATAAACAGATTTAATGTTAGAGGTGGAGTTGTTGCCATAGGCGATAACTGGACAAGAAAGCTTGTTGTGGATAAAATTTCAAAAATAGCACCTAATTTTAATTTTATAAATACCATTCATCCTAGTGCTAAAATTGGTAAAGATGTATTGATGGGCTGTGGGAATGTAATTATGCCTGGGGCAATAATTAATTCAAATTCACTTATTCATGATTTCTGTATACTTAATTCGAATTCTATTTTAGAGCATGATTCTGTAATGGAGAGCTATGCCAGTTTAGCTCCATCCTCATGTTGTGGAGGAAATGTTTTTCTTGGTAAGTTTTCTTCAATTTGCTTAGGAGCTTCATTGGTAAATGGAATTGAGATTGGACAGCATACCGTTATTGGAGCTGGGGCTTTAGTTGTTGATCATTTTGGAGATAACGTTATGGCTTACGGGTCACCAGCAAGAATTGTCCGAAAACGGTCAGTTGGTGAACCTTATCTATCCACTCCTAAAAAGCGGCAACTTTCTGAAAAGGAATCTTTTGAAGTGATCCCGTCTAATCTCTCTGTTTAACTTATGGTGTAAATGCCAGTTTAAATATTACCTTTGCTCCAAATTTAAGCTATGGGTGCTATTGTTGCCATTGTAGGGAGACCTAATGTAGGAAAATCAACATTTTTTAATAGATTAATTCAAAGACGCGAGGCTATTGTAGATGCCGTTAGCGGTGTTACACGTGATCGCCATTATGGTAAAAGTGATTGGAACGGAAAAGAGTTTTCAATTATTGATACCGGCGGATATGTTGTGGGTAGTGATGATGTTTTTGAAAAGGAAATTGATAGGCAAGTTGAATTGGCGATCGAAGAAGCTGATGCCATAATTTTTATGGTGGACGTTGAAACTGGTGTTACCGGTATGGATGAAGATGTAGCCAAGTTACTTAGAAGAGTGAAAAAGCCTGTTTTTTTGGCGGTCAACAAGGTTGATAATGCCAAAAGAGCGGAGGATGCTGTTGAATTTTATTCTTTAGGCCTTGGTGAGTATTATACCTTATCTAGTATAAATGGAGGTGGTTCTGGAGAATTGCTAGATGCCTTGGTAGAAAAGTTGCCAGATGTTGTGGAAGAGGAGAGTGATTTGCCAAGATTTGCCGTTGTTGGTAGGCCCAATGCGGGTAAGTCTTCTTTTATTAATGCATTGATAGGGGAGGATAGGTACATTGTTACTGATATTGCTGGTACTACAAGAGATAGTATCGATACCAAATACAATAGATTTGGGTTTGAATTCAACTTAGTAGATACGGCAGGTATTCGTCGTAAGGCAAAAGTGAAAGAAGATTTGGAGTTCTATTCCGTTATGCGTTCGGTTAGGGCAATTGAGCATTGCGATGTTTGTATTTTAATGTTAGATGCAACAAGAGGTTTTGATGGTCAGGTAGAAAATATTTTCTGGTTAGCACAGCGTAACCATAAAGGGATAGTTATTCTTGTGAATAAGTGGGATTTGGTAGAGGATAAAGAGACCAATACTATAAAGCACTATACCGATAAAATTAAAAAAGCTATTGAGCCATTTACAGATGTGCCAATTCTTTTTGTTTCGGTATTGACAAAACAACGTATTTTCAAGGCAATAGAAACTGCAGTTGAGGTATATAATAATCGTAATAAAAAGATTATTACCCGTAAGTTCAATGAAACAATGTTGCCAATAATAGAGAATTATCCGCCGCCGGCGTATAAAGGTAAATTTGTTAAGATTAAATTCTGTACGCAATTACCAACTCCATATCCGCAGTTTGCTTTCTTCTGTAACCTGCCGCAATATGTACGTGAGCCTTACAAGCGTTATTTAGAGAATAAGATACGTGAGGAGTATGATTTTACTGGTGTCCCTATTACGGTATTTATGAGGAAGAAGTAAGGTTGCTAAGAAATCGAGGTGTTAGAATTTAAAAATAAACTCTAATCATTAGATAAGGAAATAAGAAGTGGTCAAATATTTTGCGCAGCAGAATTTTTTGACCATTTTTTTTGGAGTTTTAACCAACAACCCACCCCTAGCCCCTCCCGAGAGGGGAACAGTTTCTAACTTGAATTAAAGATTTTGAATAAAACAGTCCATGTACTTCTTATTGTGACAAAAACTCTTACTATCGAAACCTGCAACTAAATGCATATTTCGCCCCTCTTAGGAGGGGATAAAGGGGTGGGTAATAAAATGTGTATGATTGCTGTATAATTATATACAATAGACCTAAGCCTAGTTGTTACTAGAAAGCGAATAGATATAAACAGGCTTTAATATCTCTGGATATTGAAAATGAAGCCATTTGTATTAAAATAAACTACCATCCGCCAGAAGCACCGCCACCGCCAAAGCCGCCGCCACCGAAACCTCCTCCGAATCCACCGCCACCAAAGCTTCCGCCTCCGCCGCTACCGAATCCGCCACTAGAACCACTAGAACGTCCCATATTACTTAGAATAATCATATCCCAAGGACTAAGACCCCTGCGTCTTCTACCGTTATTTCCGCCGTTATTGTCGTCGTTTTTGCGACTCCAAAGTATAAAGAGGATTACGAGAAAAATGATAAAGGGTAAAAATGAGGAGAAAGGGGATTTACTGTTATTTCCAAAGGTTCTGTCTTCTTCAAATTCACCATTTAAAACTTGAAAAATAACATCTGACCCTTTATTTAGTCCACCATAATAATCCCCAGCTCTAAATTCTGGAAGGATTACTTGTTCAATAATGCGTTTTGATATAGCGTCTGTAAGTAGACCTTCTACACCATACCCGGTGCTAATAGCAACTTTTCTGTCGTTTTCGGCTAAAATTATGAGAATACCATTGTCTTTGCCTTCTTGACCAATTCCCCATTTTTGCCCCCAGTTGGCACCCAAATAATTAATGTTTTCGCCATTAGTGCTCGCAATAATGGTTACTACAATTTGGGTAGAAGTGCTGTCCGAATAACGAACCAATTTTTGGCTAAGGGCTACTTTCTGCTGGTCGCTCAATAAATTGGTGTAATCATAGACACTGGTCTGTAATGCCGGTTTTTCAGGGATTTCAAACTGACTCCATGACGGAGTGCACCAAAGAAAAAGAATTACAAGGCTAACCTTTAGATATCTCATTGCTTAGTTCGTTGGTGTCATCTGATTGCCAAGGAAAATGGCTTCTTAACTCTTCGCCAGCTTTTAAAACACCAGCTACTAAACCTTCTTTAAAAGCTCCTTTCTCAAAATGTGTTTGAATGCTATTTCTAGTAGTTTGCCAAAAGTCTTTAGGTACTACATTGTCAATACCCTTATCACCACAAATTACAAACTTCTTATCGTGTACGGCTACATAGATAAGAACTCCGTTTTCTTGTTTGGTGTTGTCCATTTTTAATAAATGAAAAACCTCTTTGGCTCTCTCGTAATGGTCTTTGTCTGTATGTGCTTCAATATGCACTCTAATTTCACCAGAAGTATTTTTTTCTGCTTCAAGAATAGCGTTCACTATGTCTTGCTCTTCTTTGGCGGTTAAAAAATCTTCTACCTTGGACATAAAATATCAATCAAATTCAAAATTTACGTCTGGTGCATTTTCTGATCCTGCATCAGCTTTATAATATGCTAGCTCATCAAAGTTAAATATGCCTGCCAAAATTGAATTTGGAAATTTTTTGATGTGAAGGTTATATGGTTCTACGGTTGCGTTAAACCTATCACGTGCTACGTTTATTCTATTTTCGGTGCCTTCTAATTGAGATTGTAGTTCCAGAAAATTTTGATTTGCCTTTAAGTCAGGGTAGCGTTCAACGGTAACCAATAATCTACTTAGTGCACTGCTTAATCCACTTTGCGCTTGATTGAACTGTGCTAATTGCTCTGGGGTTATATTAGTTGGGTCAATGCTTACCGAAGTTGCTTTGGATCTTGCCTCGATTACATCGGTCAAAGTACCTTTTTCAAAATCAGCGGCACCTTGTACTGTTTTTACTAGGTTGCCTATAAGGTCGTTTCTACGTTGATAGGCACTTTCAACATTTGCCCAGGTTTTTGTAGAAGTTTCTTTTAACGCTATTGCTGTGTTGTTGAAACCTACGCCCCACTGGTATAGTCCAAACGCTATTACAGCGATTACGATTAATGCGATTAGTCCTTTTTTCATAATGGTTGTGTTATAATTGGTCTTTAATTTTATTTAGTTCCGCTTTTACGCGCTCCAATTTTTGAATAATGTCAAAATTGGAAAGTGTTTTTTGCTTTTCTTCTTTGAGGTGGATTTTGGCGCCATCAAGAGTAAAACCTCTTTCTTTTACCAAATGATAGATAAGCTGAAGGTTTTTAATGTCCTGTGGCGTAAATTTTCTATTTCCTTTTGCGTTCTTTTTTGGTTGAAGTACATCGAACTCTTTTTCCCAAAAACGAATTAACGAGGCGTTTACACCGAAAGCACGGGCTACTTCACCAATACCATAATATCTTTTTTCTGGGAGGTCTATCTGCATTAATCTAATGATTGGTTTTCTTGATTAGCAAATTTAAGCATGTTTTCAAACTCTTCTGGAGATAAACTTCCGTAATAGAAATTAATAGGGTTTATACGATCTTTATCTTTCCAAACTTCATAATGTAAATGTGGAGCTTCCGATCTACCTGTACTGCCTACAAAGCCAATTAAATCGCCTCGTTTTACTTTTTGACCCTTCTTCACGTTATACTGGCTTAAATGCGCATAAAGGCTTAAATACCCGTAGCCATGCTCAATACGTATATGTTTGCCGTACCCTGATGAATTATTATCTGCTCTGGTTATTTTACCGTCTCCAGAAGCATATACCGGTGTGCCTTTAGGTGCGGTGAAGTCCATGCCATAGTGCATTTTTCTTGCTTTCGTGAAAGGATCTGAACGCCAACCATAACCTGAAGCCATGCGGGTTAAATCTTCATTATTGATAGGCTGTATGGCGGGAATGGACATCAATAATTTTTCTTTTTCTTCGGCAAGTTTTGTGATTTCATCTAAAGACTTAGACTGTATGGCCATTTGTTTTTTAATAATATCCAGCCTTTTGGTGGTAGATATTATCATCTCGGAATTGTTGAAGCCCTCTAAAGATTTATAACGGTTAATACCTCCAAACCCTGCTTTACGTTGCTCGTCGGGTATTGGATTTGCTTCAAAATATAAACGGTAGATATTGTTGTCCCTTTCTTCAATATTGCCCAGAACTTCTTCAATCTGTTCCATTTTTTTATTCAACAGTTCATATTGAAGCTCGTAGTTCTTTACTTCCCTTGACAAAGAAAGTTCTCTAGGGGTGTTTACGAGATTGGTGTTCAGTAATAGAATTAAACCTAACAGACCAAAAAGGCACGATCCCAAAATAAAGAAGGTTATATTTCTATAACGTTTAGATTTTTGGGGTTCTATTTTACGGTACGACAGCGTATCTGGGTCGTAATAGTATTTTACCTTAGACATGAATGTTATTTATCCTATTTTTGTTTTTTAATTATTAGGGAACAAACAAATATAAAAATAGTTTTATATAAACCGTTAAAATTTGTAAAAGCTTAGCATTTTAGATGAATTCCAAAGAAACAAGAACTCAATTTCTGAATTTTTTCAAAGGTAAAGAACACAAAATAGTGCCTTCTGCACCTATGGTCATAAAAGATGACCCAACCCTGCTTTTTACAAATGCGGGCATGAACCAGTTCAAAGAATATTTTTTAGGTATTAGTCAGCCTAAGAGCTCAAGAGTGGTAGATACTCAAAAATGTTTGCGTGTAAGTGGTAAACATAATGATTTGGAGGAAGTAGGTAAAGATACCTATCACCATACCATGTTCGAGATGTTGGGCAACTGGAGCTTTGGCGATTATTTTAAAGAAGAGGCTATTGCCTGGGCATGGGAATTGTTGACCGAAGTATTTAAAATAGATAAGGATAGTTTGTACGTATCAGTTTTTGAAGGTAGTGAAGATGCCGATCAATTGGATATGGATAAAGAGGCGTTTGAGCTATGGAAGAAAATTGTTCCACAGGATAGAATTATCATGGGGAACAAGAAAGATAATTTTTGGGAAATGGGCGACCAAGGACCGTGTGGACCATGTTCCGAGATTCACGTGGATATTCGCTCAAAAGAAGAAAAGGCAAAAGTATCTGGTGCAAGTTTGGTAAATAAAGACCATCCGCAGGTAGTGGAAATTTGGAACCTGGTATTTATGCAATACAACCGCAAAGCAGATGGTTCGTTAGAGAGTTTGCCGGCTAAGCACGTAGATACGGGAATGGGGTTTGAACGTCTTTGTATGGTTTTACAAGGAGTACAATCTAACTATGATACAGATATATTTACGCCGTTAATTCGAGAAATAGAAACCATAACAAATTCCGATTATGGTAAAAATGAAGAAATTGATATAGCTATTCGTGTTATCAGTGATCACATTCGCGCGGTGGCATTTTCTATTGCAGACGGTCAGTTGCCAAGTAATACAGGTGCCGGTTATGTGATAAGAAGAATATTAAGAAGAGCGGTACGCTACGGATTCACCTTTTTAAATACCAAAGAACCTTTTATGTTCCGTTTGGTAAATGTTTTAACGGATTCTTTGGGTGCAGCTTACCCGGAATTGAAAGAACAAAAACAACTGATCGAAAATGTGATCAAGGAAGAAGAATACTCTTTCTTGAAAACCTTAGATCAGGGCTTGTTGCTTTTAGATACTATCATAAAG
It encodes the following:
- a CDS encoding thrombospondin type 3 repeat-containing protein is translated as MGNTLSKILFFTFIVIFFLNSCSTDEIERFKLSTSVQPEESGTVSPADAEFSSGSEIKVTAISKEGYVFRNWAGASSDTLSIITLMMNSDKQLTAIFEKSDIDGDGIYDNMDLCSDTPNGEEVNESGCSLSQLDSDGDGVFDDIDQCGNTPEGEEVDDNGCSISQIDNDGDGIFDDVDLCPSTFQGEQVDDNGCSLSQLDSDGDGIFDDVDQCSQSPEGAEVNADGCTEGEIDGDGVTNDKDTCPNTPSGEPVDENGCSFSQTDSDGDGVTDNVDDCPDTPPGEIVDGNGCSVSQLDTDSDGVNDDLDECTNTPSGESVDEKGCSPSQLDADNDGVSDNEDECPNTTEGEEVDEKGCSESQNDTEAPSVVSQYVTNLTATSFKIIAELSEYSMFKVDYGKVSGNYTDSSTHELSFNYSTHGKELTELTPNTIYYYRFEMEDKYGNQSYSIEYSETTLSLDEDSDGIMDSEDDCLNTIMGVPVNSNGCQITFIPDDEFEQGLISLGYDDILDDYVLTNNISSITEFTFDTQFGYYPDDFTGLKEFSSLQKLVINWRDRFNEATLDLRGMEELTSISSIYGPAHLLLENNNKLKNITMISQDAPVSVPSPDFSQAPNLESVGYDEVFSDYFDFTNNLKLKSIYLKDGGYRLSDLSKNPLLESITVFFTAALYSGIENLNNPNLKNIDISNYSNSEFINLSKCPALENIYFDNSNLIGIDLKNGNNEKLVSINIEFEDFLNCIEVDDPVYSENNWTGSQYRFPNGTTFSLDCGY
- a CDS encoding alanine/glycine:cation symporter family protein; the protein is MDTINDFIANALPYTEWPMFLLLIGGGLFLVFYSKLMPYRFFGHAIAITAGKYDNSNSKGEVSSFQALSAAVAATVGLGNISGVAIAIHDGGPGVVFWIWMTALIGMCIKFYSCSLAIMYRGTDSDGKLQGGPMYYITKGLGEKARPLAIFFAICGLFGFLGVFTANQFTETFMSVVEPGSNIIEMSDENWKWTIGLILAIITSFVIFGGLTKIAKVASAIVPFMVAVYLIAVIAVMAMNSSQIFPALKMIFTEAWNFKSLATGGFWGLVIIGVRRAMFSNEAGLGSAPMYHGQSKNDEPIREGLVAMLGPFIDTILVCTFTAIVIILSGAYLEDSSGIVMTLSAFERTLFGWGDILLMVIVTAFALSTLFTYSYYGVKSLSFLTNAKIGKLYNWYFVIMIVFAAVASLELVKNLIDLSYALMVIPNMIAVLLLAPKVNVELKKYIIKLKDGRS
- the era gene encoding GTPase Era, which translates into the protein MADHRAGFVNIIGNPNVGKSTLMNAFVGEKLSIITSKAQTTRHRILGIVNGDDFQMILSDTPGIIKPAYELQSSMMDFVKSAFEDADVLLYMVEIGEKALKDETFFEKIKNSKIPVLLLLNKVDTATQELLEEQVQYWQDLLPTVELHPISALSNFNIKGVFERIVELLPKSPAYYPKDQLTDKPERFFVNETIREKILLNYKKEIPYAVEIETEEFFEDEYIIRMRAVIMVERDSQKGIIIGHKGAALKRVGVEARKDLEKFFGKQVHIELYVKVNKNWRSDARQLKRFGYNK
- a CDS encoding acetyltransferase, whose amino-acid sequence is MHNVIIFGASGHGSVVLDCLEKEGEYNVIGFVDSYRVKGTIVNGYQVLGSEYDLPFLINRFNVRGGVVAIGDNWTRKLVVDKISKIAPNFNFINTIHPSAKIGKDVLMGCGNVIMPGAIINSNSLIHDFCILNSNSILEHDSVMESYASLAPSSCCGGNVFLGKFSSICLGASLVNGIEIGQHTVIGAGALVVDHFGDNVMAYGSPARIVRKRSVGEPYLSTPKKRQLSEKESFEVIPSNLSV
- the der gene encoding ribosome biogenesis GTPase Der; protein product: MGAIVAIVGRPNVGKSTFFNRLIQRREAIVDAVSGVTRDRHYGKSDWNGKEFSIIDTGGYVVGSDDVFEKEIDRQVELAIEEADAIIFMVDVETGVTGMDEDVAKLLRRVKKPVFLAVNKVDNAKRAEDAVEFYSLGLGEYYTLSSINGGGSGELLDALVEKLPDVVEEESDLPRFAVVGRPNAGKSSFINALIGEDRYIVTDIAGTTRDSIDTKYNRFGFEFNLVDTAGIRRKAKVKEDLEFYSVMRSVRAIEHCDVCILMLDATRGFDGQVENIFWLAQRNHKGIVILVNKWDLVEDKETNTIKHYTDKIKKAIEPFTDVPILFVSVLTKQRIFKAIETAVEVYNNRNKKIITRKFNETMLPIIENYPPPAYKGKFVKIKFCTQLPTPYPQFAFFCNLPQYVREPYKRYLENKIREEYDFTGVPITVFMRKK
- a CDS encoding TPM domain-containing protein, whose product is MRYLKVSLVILFLWCTPSWSQFEIPEKPALQTSVYDYTNLLSDQQKVALSQKLVRYSDSTSTQIVVTIIASTNGENINYLGANWGQKWGIGQEGKDNGILIILAENDRKVAISTGYGVEGLLTDAISKRIIEQVILPEFRAGDYYGGLNKGSDVIFQVLNGEFEEDRTFGNNSKSPFSSFLPFIIFLVILFILWSRKNDDNNGGNNGRRRRGLSPWDMIILSNMGRSSGSSGGFGSGGGGSFGGGGFGGGFGGGGFGGGGASGGW
- a CDS encoding TPM domain-containing protein, with translation MSKVEDFLTAKEEQDIVNAILEAEKNTSGEIRVHIEAHTDKDHYERAKEVFHLLKMDNTKQENGVLIYVAVHDKKFVICGDKGIDNVVPKDFWQTTRNSIQTHFEKGAFKEGLVAGVLKAGEELRSHFPWQSDDTNELSNEISKG
- a CDS encoding LemA family protein, which translates into the protein MKKGLIALIVIAVIAFGLYQWGVGFNNTAIALKETSTKTWANVESAYQRRNDLIGNLVKTVQGAADFEKGTLTDVIEARSKATSVSIDPTNITPEQLAQFNQAQSGLSSALSRLLVTVERYPDLKANQNFLELQSQLEGTENRINVARDRFNATVEPYNLHIKKFPNSILAGIFNFDELAYYKADAGSENAPDVNFEFD
- a CDS encoding MerR family transcriptional regulator; the protein is MQIDLPEKRYYGIGEVARAFGVNASLIRFWEKEFDVLQPKKNAKGNRKFTPQDIKNLQLIYHLVKERGFTLDGAKIHLKEEKQKTLSNFDIIQKLERVKAELNKIKDQL
- a CDS encoding M23 family metallopeptidase, whose product is MSKVKYYYDPDTLSYRKIEPQKSKRYRNITFFILGSCLFGLLGLILLLNTNLVNTPRELSLSREVKNYELQYELLNKKMEQIEEVLGNIEERDNNIYRLYFEANPIPDEQRKAGFGGINRYKSLEGFNNSEMIISTTKRLDIIKKQMAIQSKSLDEITKLAEEKEKLLMSIPAIQPINNEDLTRMASGYGWRSDPFTKARKMHYGMDFTAPKGTPVYASGDGKITRADNNSSGYGKHIRIEHGYGYLSLYAHLSQYNVKKGQKVKRGDLIGFVGSTGRSEAPHLHYEVWKDKDRINPINFYYGSLSPEEFENMLKFANQENQSLD